From Enoplosus armatus isolate fEnoArm2 chromosome 23, fEnoArm2.hap1, whole genome shotgun sequence, a single genomic window includes:
- the LOC139305887 gene encoding Fc receptor-like protein 5: MEITSLCLMLSTLSVHPKQSQFFWYDSITLTCAEAENSSGWIFKRNTSSRTSESCNSGWGVPKESSCIIENAYPADTGAYWCESEQGRRSNSVNITVTGGAVILHSPALPVTAGDKVTLLCSYKEENTKATFDFPAKFFKDGVFIGTEPAGNLTFSMESTSDQGLYKCQHPTEGESPESWLAVKAVRAEPPPLMSTPRVVCTILLAVLYTITLIVGINVHRNWAKARAEASDHPSSG, encoded by the exons ATGGAGATCACCTCACTCTGCCTAATGCTCT CCACACTGAGCGTCCACCCCAAACAATCTCAGTTCTTCTGGTATGACTCCATCACTCTGACCTGTGCGGAGGCGGAAAACTCCAGCGGCTGGATATTCAAGAGAAACACCTCCTCTCGCACTTCTGAGTCGTGTAACTCGGGCTGGGGAGTACCGAAGGAGTCCTCCTGCATCATTGAGAATGCCTATCCAGCAGACACTGGAGCGTACTGGTGCGAGTCTGAGCAGGGGCGGCGCAGCAACAGCGTCAACATCACCGTGACTG gtggtGCTGTGATCCTGCATAGCCCTGCGCTTCCTGTGACAGCAGGCGATAAAGTAACACTTCTCTGTTCctacaaagaagaaaacacaaaagccacTTTTGATTTCCCTGCAAAGTTCTTCAAAGATGGTGTTTTCATTGGGACTGAACCTGCAGGAAACTTGACCTTCTCCATGGAGTCCACGTCTGATCAAGGTCTCTACAAGTGTCAACACCCCACAGAAGGGGAGTCACCAGAGAGCTGGCTGGCTGTTAAAG CAGTCAGAGCtgagcctcctcctctcatgtCTACACCCAGGGTGGTGTGCACCATCCTGCTGGCCGTCCTCTACACCATCACGCTCATAGTGGGTATAAATGTTCACAGAAACTGGGCTAAAG